The proteins below come from a single Chloroflexota bacterium genomic window:
- a CDS encoding Ldh family oxidoreductase, which yields MGLAIELLAGALVGSATGRDVRGTLDSQHPASKGDLFIAIDPGSLAGSGDLAERAGAYLDEVRSSRPIGPAAPPRIPGDRARACRAGRLTDGIVLSREAWEAAIALREPRVAVGATG from the coding sequence CTGGGGCTCGCGATCGAGTTGCTGGCCGGCGCGCTCGTCGGGTCGGCGACCGGGCGGGACGTGCGCGGTACCCTCGACTCGCAGCACCCGGCCTCCAAGGGCGACCTGTTCATCGCCATCGACCCCGGCTCGCTCGCCGGCTCCGGTGACCTGGCGGAGCGGGCCGGAGCGTACCTGGACGAGGTCCGCTCGTCCAGGCCCATTGGCCCGGCCGCACCACCCCGCATCCCCGGCGACCGGGCACGAGCCTGCCGGGCCGGACGGCTGACCGACGGCATCGTGCTCTCCCGCGAAGCCTGGGAAGCGGCGATCGCGCTCCGAGAGCCGCGCGTCGCGGTCGGCGCGACCGGCTGA
- a CDS encoding aldo/keto reductase produces the protein MSAPTSLPAVPWVTLGRTGLRTTGLAIGAYGWGGQGPEQTRLEGDEAIVATLRAAFAAGIRCIHTAEAYENEALLGRLLPAAGAPDDLLIFTKFGHGKGFSADQVRASAERSLKELRIEKIPLMFVHDPRDEHDMQTILGPGGALEAMRKLQSEGLLGTVGVATGTLKPLQLAVECGEFDAIQFPRLYTLLNPTARTSGLLEAARAKGVATIAAAPFGGSILATGAEGGLYTYFPALPEVADAVSMMERRCAELGVSIREAALAYSYTEPLVDQTVPGMISPQEIRQNVAAFGSTLTREQLESIAEAGRLDLALIGGPAFRMAWPADRRPVRR, from the coding sequence ATGAGTGCACCAACATCGCTGCCCGCGGTCCCATGGGTCACCCTGGGCCGGACCGGCCTCCGTACCACTGGGCTCGCCATCGGTGCCTACGGGTGGGGCGGCCAGGGGCCGGAGCAGACTCGCCTGGAAGGTGACGAGGCGATCGTCGCCACCCTGCGGGCCGCCTTCGCGGCGGGCATCCGCTGCATCCACACCGCCGAGGCGTACGAGAATGAGGCGCTCCTCGGGCGACTGCTGCCGGCGGCGGGGGCACCGGACGACCTGCTGATCTTCACGAAGTTCGGGCACGGCAAGGGGTTCAGCGCGGATCAGGTCCGGGCCAGCGCCGAGCGCAGCCTGAAGGAGCTGCGGATCGAAAAGATCCCGCTGATGTTCGTGCACGACCCGCGCGACGAGCACGACATGCAGACGATCCTCGGGCCGGGCGGCGCGTTGGAGGCGATGCGCAAGCTCCAGTCCGAGGGACTGTTGGGCACCGTTGGCGTGGCGACGGGGACGCTCAAGCCGTTGCAGCTCGCGGTGGAGTGCGGCGAGTTCGACGCGATCCAGTTCCCGCGTCTCTACACCCTACTCAACCCGACCGCCAGGACGAGTGGCCTGCTGGAAGCGGCCCGAGCGAAGGGCGTGGCGACCATCGCAGCGGCACCGTTTGGGGGCAGCATCCTGGCCACCGGTGCCGAAGGGGGCCTCTACACGTACTTCCCGGCCCTGCCCGAGGTGGCGGACGCGGTGAGTATGATGGAGCGTCGCTGCGCCGAGCTCGGCGTCTCGATTCGCGAGGCGGCGCTGGCCTACTCGTACACCGAGCCGCTGGTGGACCAGACGGTGCCGGGCATGATCTCGCCCCAGGAGATTCGACAGAACGTGGCGGCGTTCGGCTCGACGCTGACGCGCGAGCAGCTGGAGTCCATCGCCGAGGCGGGGCGATTGGATCTGGCGCTGATCGGGGGCCCGGCCTTCCGGATGGCCTGGCCGGCCGACCGTCGCCCGGTCCGCCGGTAA
- a CDS encoding phosphoglycerate dehydrogenase, with the protein MATVLVTRRYANLSPDGPLAPLYAAGHEVRYVPANPQTPAAELIRALDGCDAVVAIIEPYTAEVFDGAPTLRHVSRIGIGYDAVDIPAATERGVVVSNTPGANANAVADFTMGLLLGVARWIPLFDREVKGGIWQTRIGGDVWQKTLGIVGLGNIGRGVARRARGFDMKILAYEPYPQQDFAREHGIELAPLERVFAESDFVTLHLPSSAETENTVNDRTLGLMKPTAYLVNAARGPLVDEQALYRALSEQRIAGAALDVRVVEPNHDSLFRNLDNVVLAPHAAGSTETAAMASMHAAAENVVRVLRGERPDGLINPTVWDRRRQ; encoded by the coding sequence ATGGCGACGGTCCTGGTGACGCGCCGCTACGCAAACTTGAGTCCGGACGGCCCGCTGGCGCCGCTGTACGCGGCCGGCCACGAGGTGCGCTACGTTCCGGCCAACCCGCAGACGCCGGCCGCCGAGTTGATCCGAGCGCTCGACGGCTGCGACGCGGTCGTCGCGATCATCGAGCCGTACACCGCCGAGGTGTTCGATGGCGCGCCCACCCTGCGCCACGTCTCGCGAATCGGCATCGGCTACGACGCGGTGGACATCCCAGCGGCGACGGAACGGGGCGTCGTCGTCAGCAACACGCCCGGTGCCAACGCCAACGCCGTGGCGGACTTCACGATGGGGCTGTTGCTCGGCGTGGCCCGTTGGATCCCGCTGTTCGACCGCGAGGTCAAGGGCGGCATCTGGCAGACGCGGATCGGCGGGGACGTCTGGCAGAAGACGCTTGGGATCGTCGGGCTGGGCAATATCGGGCGGGGCGTGGCGCGGCGGGCGCGCGGCTTCGACATGAAGATTCTGGCCTACGAGCCCTATCCCCAGCAGGACTTCGCTCGGGAGCACGGCATCGAGCTGGCGCCGCTGGAGCGCGTCTTCGCCGAGAGCGACTTCGTGACACTGCACCTGCCGTCGTCGGCCGAGACCGAGAACACGGTCAACGACCGTACCCTCGGGCTGATGAAGCCGACGGCGTATCTCGTCAACGCCGCGCGCGGCCCGCTGGTGGACGAGCAGGCGCTGTACCGGGCGCTCTCGGAGCAGCGGATCGCCGGCGCCGCGCTCGACGTGCGGGTCGTCGAGCCGAACCACGACAGCCTGTTCCGTAACCTCGACAACGTGGTGTTGGCGCCGCACGCGGCCGGCAGCACCGAAACCGCGGCGATGGCCTCGATGCATGCGGCCGCCGAGAACGTCGTCCGAGTGCTGCGCGGCGAGCGCCCAGATGGCCTCATCAACCCGACGGTGTGGGACCGGCGCCGCCAGTAG
- a CDS encoding aldolase: MRDNPVKSKLQRGGTAIGTMLFELFVPGIPRLMGHTGAEFAIYDMEHTGMSFETLRMLAASSRGPSPVPMCRVPATEYSFMARALDVGMLGLMIPMVESGEQARRIVDATRYPPRGRRGAGFGMAQDDYEQASLTDKIAAIDERTFIIAQIESPSGLENLEAIGATDGIDCLWIGHNDLSIQMGIPGQFKSAAFQDAMKRVADVADRNGKPCGVAAGSLEMAKEWMATGYRAIAYGADHRLFAEGLTRGIDAVRKLIRPA; encoded by the coding sequence GTGCGCGACAACCCGGTGAAATCGAAGCTCCAGCGTGGCGGAACCGCCATCGGCACGATGCTGTTCGAGCTCTTCGTGCCCGGCATCCCGCGCTTGATGGGCCACACCGGCGCGGAGTTCGCCATCTACGACATGGAGCACACCGGTATGTCCTTCGAGACGCTGCGCATGCTGGCGGCGTCCTCGCGGGGCCCTTCGCCGGTGCCGATGTGCCGCGTGCCGGCCACCGAATACAGCTTCATGGCTCGCGCCCTGGACGTTGGGATGCTGGGGCTGATGATTCCGATGGTCGAGTCTGGAGAGCAGGCGCGGCGGATCGTGGACGCCACCCGCTACCCGCCGCGTGGTCGGCGAGGGGCCGGCTTCGGGATGGCCCAGGACGACTATGAGCAGGCAAGCCTGACTGACAAGATCGCGGCGATTGACGAGCGGACGTTCATCATCGCCCAGATCGAGTCGCCGTCCGGGCTGGAGAATCTGGAGGCGATCGGCGCCACGGATGGGATCGACTGTCTCTGGATCGGCCACAACGACCTCTCGATCCAGATGGGCATCCCCGGCCAGTTCAAGTCGGCGGCGTTCCAGGACGCCATGAAGCGGGTGGCCGATGTGGCGGACCGGAACGGCAAGCCGTGCGGGGTGGCCGCCGGCAGCCTGGAGATGGCCAAAGAGTGGATGGCGACGGGGTATCGCGCCATCGCCTACGGTGCGGACCACCGCCTGTTCGCGGAGGGCCTGACTCGCGGCATCGACGCGGTTCGGAAGCTGATCCGGCCCGCCTGA
- a CDS encoding phosphoenolpyruvate hydrolase family protein: protein MVTPERAFTRATILERLKQTLARGEPIIAVGAGSGIVAKCAEVAGADLIVVLCTGVSRMQGLPTTVTLGNATAMMLSLYPQIDNVVERTSIIAGVEATDPTRRRLPRVLDELQQLRFDGVGNFPSVGAIPSWGLARSDVGQGIEREYELLSLAHARDLFTIGFAFSEEHARGLTQAGADVIVARCGLTVGGMVGPKEPRLPLKESLAHVQAIVTAAQRVNPSVFCLAHGGPFARPDDTEALYAHTDVHGFFGESAIERIPIEERVAAEIAALKGQRLRSPALI from the coding sequence ATGGTCACCCCAGAGCGCGCCTTCACCCGTGCCACCATACTCGAACGGCTCAAGCAGACCCTCGCGCGCGGCGAGCCGATCATCGCGGTCGGGGCCGGCTCCGGCATCGTCGCCAAGTGCGCCGAGGTCGCCGGTGCGGACCTGATCGTCGTCCTCTGCACCGGCGTGTCGCGGATGCAGGGGCTTCCCACCACCGTCACGCTCGGCAACGCCACCGCGATGATGCTGTCGCTGTACCCGCAGATCGACAACGTGGTCGAGCGGACCTCGATCATTGCCGGCGTCGAGGCGACCGACCCCACCCGCCGCCGCCTGCCGCGCGTGCTGGACGAGCTCCAGCAGCTTCGGTTTGACGGCGTCGGCAACTTCCCGTCCGTCGGGGCGATCCCGAGTTGGGGGCTGGCGCGCTCGGACGTCGGCCAGGGCATCGAGCGCGAGTACGAGCTGCTGTCGCTGGCGCACGCCCGCGACCTGTTCACGATCGGGTTCGCCTTCTCGGAAGAGCACGCGCGCGGGCTCACGCAGGCCGGCGCGGACGTGATCGTCGCGCGCTGCGGCCTGACCGTGGGCGGGATGGTCGGCCCGAAGGAGCCGCGGCTTCCGCTGAAGGAGTCGCTGGCGCACGTCCAGGCCATCGTCACGGCGGCGCAGCGCGTCAACCCGAGCGTCTTCTGCCTGGCCCACGGTGGCCCGTTTGCCCGGCCGGACGACACCGAGGCGCTGTACGCCCACACGGACGTCCACGGCTTCTTCGGGGAATCGGCCATCGAGCGCATCCCGATCGAGGAGCGTGTCGCGGCGGAGATCGCGGCGCTCAAGGGCCAGCGTCTTCGCAGTCCGGCCCTGATCTGA
- a CDS encoding phosphoenolpyruvate hydrolase family protein: MADRRPFTRAKILARLRQSIAERKPIIGAGSSSGLIAKSAEAGGADLIIVYNTGTSRLMGLPTTHTMNHANPSTLAMYPEIANVVTQTPIIGGAEAQDPTYFDLERLVDDFRATGFDGLINFPTTGPSTARNRDRRSVGLGVERDFEMVRIARRLEYFTCCYGYTEEQTQGLAAAGADVIVPHAGWTTGGLAGAGASAMSLEAAAEHVQKLIDLARRENPEIICLSHGGPISGPTDTRYLYDHTDAQGFLGASSVERIPVEAAVIDAIKAFKSKHPRVLAAAGTPGTR, from the coding sequence GTGGCGGATCGACGACCGTTCACCCGCGCCAAGATTCTGGCCCGCCTCCGGCAGAGTATCGCCGAGCGCAAGCCGATCATCGGCGCGGGCAGCAGCTCCGGGCTGATCGCGAAGTCGGCCGAGGCCGGCGGCGCCGATCTCATCATCGTCTACAACACCGGCACCTCTCGCCTGATGGGACTGCCCACCACCCACACGATGAACCACGCCAACCCGTCCACGCTGGCAATGTATCCCGAGATCGCCAATGTGGTGACCCAGACGCCGATCATCGGCGGGGCCGAGGCCCAGGACCCGACCTACTTCGACCTGGAGCGCCTCGTCGACGACTTCCGCGCGACCGGCTTCGATGGCCTGATCAACTTCCCGACCACCGGCCCGAGCACCGCCCGCAACCGCGACCGCCGCAGCGTCGGACTGGGCGTCGAGCGGGACTTCGAGATGGTCCGGATCGCCCGCAGGCTGGAGTACTTCACCTGCTGCTACGGCTACACCGAGGAGCAGACGCAGGGACTGGCGGCGGCCGGCGCTGACGTGATCGTGCCGCACGCCGGCTGGACCACCGGTGGCCTGGCCGGTGCCGGTGCCTCGGCGATGTCGTTGGAGGCGGCCGCCGAGCACGTCCAGAAGCTGATCGACCTGGCCCGCCGCGAGAACCCGGAGATCATCTGCCTCTCCCACGGCGGCCCGATCTCCGGCCCGACGGATACCCGGTACCTGTACGACCACACCGACGCCCAGGGTTTCCTCGGGGCGTCCAGCGTCGAGCGGATCCCCGTCGAGGCGGCGGTCATCGACGCGATCAAGGCCTTCAAGTCGAAGCACCCGCGCGTTCTCGCGGCGGCCGGCACGCCCGGAACGAGGTAG
- a CDS encoding cupin domain-containing protein, whose amino-acid sequence MPVYTRETLKEQKLPWVDIDDYEFIYLGRNRTPQVHSTAEALAAGHQAVWAAPQAQADPTEITITPTSLKERIVVLVGEAHVETAYGRVTLRRRDWLDIPPTGATIRNISSSTVELVRISGTWKEAIRTEIFQFRPDKPCDYHFHDGDEYWFVFRGNFTLNYDDREFPMRPGMMLAAGMGYEHGALNPEQHFEGVGFATQIEGKGRDGHLLRELHGDPVKNREVPDWAMESPI is encoded by the coding sequence ATGCCGGTGTACACGCGCGAGACCCTCAAAGAGCAGAAGCTGCCCTGGGTGGACATCGACGACTACGAGTTTATCTACCTCGGCCGGAACAGGACGCCGCAGGTCCATTCAACTGCCGAGGCCCTGGCGGCCGGTCACCAGGCCGTCTGGGCGGCGCCCCAGGCGCAGGCCGACCCGACCGAGATCACCATCACGCCGACGTCCCTGAAGGAGCGGATCGTGGTGCTGGTCGGGGAGGCACACGTCGAGACGGCGTACGGCCGCGTGACCCTGCGCCGCCGCGACTGGCTGGACATCCCGCCGACCGGGGCGACGATCCGCAACATCTCCAGCTCGACCGTCGAACTGGTACGGATCTCCGGCACCTGGAAGGAGGCGATCCGAACCGAGATTTTCCAGTTCCGCCCCGACAAGCCGTGCGATTACCACTTCCACGACGGCGACGAGTACTGGTTTGTGTTCCGGGGCAACTTCACCTTGAACTACGACGACCGCGAATTCCCAATGCGCCCCGGCATGATGCTCGCGGCCGGCATGGGCTACGAGCACGGGGCGCTCAACCCGGAGCAGCACTTCGAGGGGGTCGGCTTCGCGACCCAGATCGAAGGCAAGGGCCGGGACGGGCACCTGCTGCGGGAGCTGCACGGCGACCCGGTCAAGAACCGCGAGGTGCCGGACTGGGCGATGGAGTCGCCGATCTGA